In one window of Gemmatimonadota bacterium DNA:
- a CDS encoding acetoacetate decarboxylase family protein, with the protein MPYKLQPGRMYMMPTHFGPAAGPRQGPEGHGFDCRDTPRSISYSVRFLTRAEQLDALLPAGFTLAGEPVVTVTVSYLTEIEWLAGRGYNTLGVSFPAEYAGKRDRARGPFLAVLWENLADPILTGREQLGFSKIYCAIPPPVVLNGETRCAAEWLGFTFMDMRLTDMEKAPAEAEGEAAEDKTTAEKGNGAEIGEDRAVVTGTLHYKYIPRTGEWGEADAEYAVLTPSAAPNRRVTAQWNGKGRVRFHRAAWRDLPTQYHIVNAFEGLEQIAVRGASIVETVGGQDLSDQRVLT; encoded by the coding sequence ATGCCCTACAAGCTTCAGCCCGGCCGGATGTACATGATGCCGACACATTTCGGACCAGCGGCGGGTCCCAGGCAGGGACCCGAAGGACACGGATTCGACTGTCGGGATACTCCCCGGTCCATTTCATATTCCGTGAGATTCCTGACCAGGGCGGAACAGCTCGACGCCCTGCTTCCGGCGGGTTTCACACTGGCCGGCGAACCCGTGGTCACCGTGACGGTTTCCTATCTGACCGAAATAGAATGGCTGGCCGGCAGGGGATACAATACCCTCGGGGTCAGTTTCCCGGCCGAGTACGCAGGAAAGCGGGACCGGGCCAGGGGCCCCTTTCTCGCCGTCTTGTGGGAGAACCTGGCCGACCCGATATTGACGGGAAGAGAACAGTTGGGCTTCTCGAAGATCTACTGCGCGATCCCGCCGCCGGTCGTCTTGAACGGCGAAACCCGCTGCGCGGCGGAGTGGCTCGGCTTTACCTTCATGGACATGCGCCTGACGGATATGGAGAAGGCCCCGGCGGAGGCCGAAGGAGAAGCGGCCGAGGACAAAACGACTGCGGAAAAAGGCAATGGCGCGGAGATAGGGGAAGATCGCGCCGTGGTGACGGGAACCCTTCACTACAAGTACATACCCCGTACCGGCGAGTGGGGCGAGGCCGACGCGGAGTATGCCGTGTTGACCCCGTCCGCCGCCCCGAACCGCAGGGTGACGGCGCAGTGGAACGGCAAAGGCAGGGTGCGGTTCCACCGGGCAGCGTGGCGGGACCTGCCGACGCAGTATCACATCGTCAACGCCTTCGAGGGACTCGAGCAGATCGCCGTCCGCGGCGCGAGTATCGTCGAGACCGTGGGAGGCCAGGATCTGAGCGACCAGCGCGTTTTAACGTAG
- a CDS encoding aminotransferase class III-fold pyridoxal phosphate-dependent enzyme, translating to MVRRSEPQEYIFHRARKDHWPRISHGRGCYLYDTEGRAYLDACAGVHVVSIGHGVEEIAEAMAEQARKVTFAYGQFTSQPQIDLARKITEMAPEGMGRVFFVSGGSEATEAAMKIARKYHIETGNPSKYQVVSCWQSWHGNTIGALSMSGRSAWRKDYTPYLLDFPHIGQHSTDELERVIRQTGAEYISAFIVEPILGTSSAGLAPPDDYFSTIRDICDHYRILLIIDEVVTGYGRTGVNFGIDHWGIVPDLMATGKGLSSGYTPIAATIARDEIYDAIYETAPAFVHGHTYGGNPLSCATALAVQEYVESHHLVKRCAKMGEVMLEQLEPLTELPMVRTVRGKGLLCGVEFAADKERGTPFEPSLGVTGRVVREAFDRGVLIMPGAPGPLDGVNGDHVAISPPYTVSENEVGRIATVLREAVETVERTL from the coding sequence ATGGTACGTCGAAGTGAACCGCAAGAATACATCTTCCACCGTGCGCGCAAGGACCACTGGCCCCGGATTTCACATGGCAGGGGATGCTATCTGTATGATACGGAAGGCAGGGCCTATCTGGACGCGTGTGCGGGGGTGCACGTGGTCAGCATCGGCCACGGCGTCGAGGAAATCGCCGAGGCCATGGCCGAACAGGCCCGAAAGGTCACCTTCGCCTACGGTCAGTTCACCAGCCAGCCACAGATCGACCTGGCCCGGAAAATCACCGAAATGGCCCCCGAAGGAATGGGCCGGGTGTTCTTCGTATCCGGCGGATCGGAAGCCACGGAAGCGGCCATGAAGATCGCGCGTAAATACCACATTGAAACAGGGAACCCGTCAAAGTATCAGGTCGTTTCCTGCTGGCAGAGCTGGCACGGCAATACGATCGGCGCCCTGTCCATGTCGGGCCGGTCGGCCTGGAGGAAGGACTACACGCCCTATCTGCTGGACTTCCCCCATATTGGGCAGCACAGTACCGACGAACTGGAGCGCGTGATCCGGCAGACCGGCGCGGAGTACATATCCGCCTTCATCGTCGAACCCATCCTGGGAACGTCCTCCGCCGGACTGGCGCCTCCGGACGACTACTTCAGCACGATCAGGGACATCTGCGATCACTACCGGATTCTCCTGATCATCGATGAAGTCGTCACCGGATACGGCAGGACCGGGGTCAACTTCGGGATCGACCACTGGGGGATCGTCCCGGACCTGATGGCGACCGGGAAGGGACTCAGCAGTGGATACACGCCGATCGCCGCGACCATAGCGCGGGACGAGATTTACGATGCCATCTATGAGACCGCGCCGGCCTTCGTTCACGGCCATACCTACGGCGGTAATCCCCTGTCCTGCGCCACCGCTTTGGCCGTACAGGAATATGTCGAAAGTCACCATCTCGTAAAGCGTTGTGCGAAAATGGGTGAAGTGATGCTTGAACAACTGGAGCCGCTGACCGAACTGCCCATGGTGCGTACGGTGCGGGGCAAGGGCCTGCTCTGCGGCGTCGAATTCGCGGCGGACAAGGAGCGGGGTACTCCCTTCGAACCCTCGCTTGGCGTGACGGGACGCGTGGTCCGGGAAGCCTTTGACCGGGGCGTACTGATCATGCCGGGGGCTCCAGGCCCCCTCGACGGAGTCAACGGCGACCACGTCGCGAT
- a CDS encoding efflux RND transporter periplasmic adaptor subunit translates to MITRIMSRFGLAACMAGVLAAAGCSESGSAANEAAVVEETRAVNVVTRVVRPREFINHLRLVGEVKPVRRVVVSIEATGLVKRIEVEKGESVRQNAVLARLDDELLRAAADEAEAAVNASGLTLRNQKRLLEQKALAESVYLDTRYRHDMNLARRQQAQTYLSKTVIRAPISGVVDSRNLEVGELATPGRELMDLVDIDRVKIVTGVPERHLKHVAEGTRAALTFPAYPDVTLEADVSYIGTTLDPDSRTVPVEITLDNPAHRLKPEMAVTIRVVKDNIPEAIVIPQDAVIDTDQGRIVFVADQSVARSVPVGLGSTSGDQVLVTSGLAAGDSLIVVGHRNLVNGESIQVRNDRM, encoded by the coding sequence ATGATCACCCGCATTATGAGTCGGTTCGGTTTGGCCGCATGCATGGCAGGCGTACTGGCGGCCGCGGGCTGCAGCGAAAGCGGCAGCGCCGCCAACGAAGCGGCCGTCGTGGAGGAGACGCGGGCCGTAAACGTGGTGACCCGGGTGGTCCGCCCCCGGGAATTCATCAATCACCTCAGGCTGGTGGGCGAAGTCAAGCCGGTCCGGCGTGTTGTGGTGAGTATCGAAGCGACCGGACTGGTAAAGCGCATTGAGGTTGAAAAAGGCGAGTCTGTGCGGCAGAACGCCGTGCTGGCCCGGCTGGACGACGAGTTGCTCAGGGCTGCCGCGGACGAGGCCGAGGCGGCCGTGAACGCCAGCGGCCTGACCCTGCGCAACCAGAAGCGGCTGTTGGAGCAGAAAGCGCTTGCGGAGTCCGTGTACCTCGACACCAGGTATCGCCATGACATGAATCTCGCGCGGCGTCAACAGGCGCAGACCTACCTGAGCAAGACGGTCATCCGGGCGCCAATCTCCGGCGTGGTGGACAGCCGCAATCTGGAGGTGGGCGAACTGGCCACGCCGGGAAGGGAACTGATGGACCTGGTAGATATCGACCGGGTCAAAATCGTGACCGGCGTCCCCGAACGGCATTTGAAACACGTCGCCGAGGGCACGCGGGCCGCGTTGACGTTTCCCGCCTATCCGGACGTCACCCTGGAAGCGGATGTCTCCTATATCGGAACGACGCTGGACCCGGACAGCCGAACCGTACCCGTTGAAATCACGCTGGACAATCCGGCGCACCGGCTCAAGCCCGAAATGGCCGTCACCATCCGCGTCGTCAAAGACAACATACCGGAAGCCATCGTCATCCCCCAGGACGCCGTCATAGACACCGACCAGGGCCGGATCGTATTCGTGGCGGACCAGAGCGTCGCCCGGTCCGTACCGGTTGGGCTTGGTTCGACTTCGGGCGACCAGGTCCTGGTTACGAGCGGACTTGCGGCCGGCGATTCCCTGATTGTCGTGGGCCACCGGAACCTGGTGAACGGTGAATCCATTCAGGTCAGAAACGACAGGATGTAA
- a CDS encoding efflux RND transporter permease subunit gives MKVSDLAIKNRISIFVMTGAVILLGFMSYLSLPRESAPSITIPIVFVATPYFGVSPADIENLVTQPIEKHLEELANVKEISSTSSEGISTVVIEFETDVDINNALQKVREEVDLARAEIPDDAEESTVQEINFDDIPILVINVAGTHSLVTLKDIAEDLEQRIEQVPGVLDVTVAGGLEREVQVNVDPDRLVYYGLELDDIIETIRQENLNMPGGSIKTGTLRYAVRVPGEFTTPDEIGALVVKTRNRQPIAIADVAEVRFGFKEETTFARMNGLPCVSLNVQKRSGENLIQIADAVKELLDEERGRLPKTVNLAVLADQSKDIRSMISDLENNIISGLILVVCVLFMFMGVRNALFVAIAIPLSMLISFIVLDILGYTLNMVVLFSLILALGMLVDNAIVIVENIYRHREEGTPLIRAAREGVGEVAVPVCTSTLTTLCAFTPMLFWPGIIGDFMSYLPATLIITLSASLFVGLIINPTVCSVLLTVNSARKDQKWLMIVRQRYSRFLMWALAHRTPVMFVTCGALVGMIVLYGLIGKGVEFFPETEPNQAYIDVNTAIGTKLDVSDGIVRQAEDFIQDVPDMNQYVASVGSSPNPQDFSAGGGGTPHKSRIIVDFFERQDRGQSSFSTVEMIRQRMERLIGADVEIITPQPGPPTAAPVNIEIVGEDFAVLSRLADEAVLLIENIPGLVDLKDDYDSGKPELKVEIDREQAALLELNTAQIARAVRTAINGTEASKYRVGEEEYDIVVRFAEPERSTFADLERIHIIHDDELVSLSILAQTRVAGGVGSIKRKDQERVLTIEGDVEGRLANDVLTDVQVALADLALPEGYALRYAGENVEQDEATAFLSRAFFIALILITLVLVTQFNSVTMPFIIMMSVVLSLIGVLFGLIVTATPFGIIMTGIGVISLAGVVVNNAIVLIDYIRKLRRRGLRRREAIVQGGVTRLRPVLLTAITTILGLIPLTTGISFNFMTLTLEVGGESSQWWGPMGVAVIFGLAIATVLTLIVVPVMYDFVSGWAERGDAEARAEEESGRDSGAAVDQPVPAV, from the coding sequence TTGAAAGTCTCTGACCTGGCTATCAAAAACAGAATCAGCATCTTCGTCATGACCGGGGCCGTCATACTCCTCGGCTTCATGTCCTACCTGTCCCTCCCGCGCGAATCCGCTCCCTCGATCACCATACCGATCGTTTTCGTCGCCACCCCCTATTTCGGCGTGTCTCCCGCGGATATCGAGAACCTCGTTACCCAGCCGATCGAGAAGCACCTTGAAGAACTCGCCAACGTGAAGGAGATCTCCTCTACCTCCAGCGAGGGCATCTCGACGGTGGTCATCGAGTTTGAAACCGACGTCGACATCAACAACGCGCTCCAGAAGGTTCGTGAAGAGGTCGACCTCGCGCGGGCCGAGATCCCGGACGACGCGGAGGAATCCACCGTCCAGGAGATCAATTTCGACGACATCCCCATCCTCGTGATCAACGTCGCGGGGACTCACAGCCTCGTAACGCTGAAAGACATCGCGGAGGACCTGGAACAGCGTATCGAACAGGTTCCGGGCGTGCTGGACGTAACGGTCGCGGGCGGGTTGGAACGGGAAGTCCAGGTCAACGTCGATCCGGATCGGCTGGTGTACTACGGCCTGGAACTCGATGATATCATCGAAACGATTCGCCAGGAAAACCTGAATATGCCCGGCGGATCGATCAAGACCGGTACCCTGCGGTACGCCGTCCGGGTCCCGGGTGAATTCACGACCCCGGACGAGATCGGGGCACTGGTGGTCAAGACCCGCAATCGACAACCCATCGCCATCGCGGACGTGGCGGAGGTCCGGTTCGGTTTCAAAGAGGAAACCACCTTCGCACGCATGAACGGCCTGCCCTGTGTCTCCCTGAACGTACAGAAACGCAGCGGAGAGAACCTGATTCAGATCGCCGACGCCGTAAAGGAACTGCTGGACGAGGAGCGGGGACGATTGCCGAAGACCGTAAACCTGGCGGTCCTGGCGGATCAGTCCAAGGACATCCGGTCCATGATCAGCGACCTGGAGAACAATATCATCTCGGGCCTGATCCTCGTCGTCTGCGTGCTGTTCATGTTCATGGGCGTGCGCAACGCGCTTTTCGTGGCCATAGCGATTCCGCTGTCCATGCTGATCTCCTTCATCGTGCTCGATATCCTGGGCTACACGTTGAACATGGTCGTGCTCTTCAGCCTGATCCTCGCGCTCGGCATGCTCGTGGACAACGCCATCGTCATCGTCGAGAACATCTACCGCCACCGCGAGGAAGGCACTCCCCTGATCCGCGCCGCCCGCGAAGGAGTGGGCGAGGTGGCCGTGCCGGTCTGCACTTCCACCCTCACGACCCTGTGCGCCTTCACCCCCATGCTTTTCTGGCCCGGCATCATCGGCGATTTCATGAGTTACCTGCCGGCCACGCTGATCATCACCCTTTCTGCCTCGCTTTTCGTCGGGCTCATCATCAATCCCACGGTCTGCTCCGTGCTGCTCACCGTGAACTCAGCCCGGAAGGACCAGAAGTGGCTGATGATCGTACGTCAGCGGTACAGCCGGTTTCTCATGTGGGCGCTGGCGCATCGAACGCCGGTCATGTTCGTCACCTGCGGCGCGCTCGTCGGGATGATCGTGCTTTACGGGCTGATCGGCAAGGGGGTGGAATTCTTCCCGGAGACCGAACCGAACCAGGCTTACATCGATGTGAACACGGCGATCGGCACCAAGCTGGACGTCTCCGACGGCATCGTCCGCCAGGCAGAGGATTTCATCCAGGACGTACCCGACATGAACCAGTATGTCGCCAGTGTGGGATCATCCCCGAATCCGCAGGATTTCAGCGCGGGTGGCGGCGGGACGCCCCACAAGTCGCGGATCATCGTGGACTTTTTCGAACGGCAGGACAGGGGGCAGTCCTCTTTCAGTACGGTGGAGATGATCAGGCAGCGGATGGAGCGCCTCATCGGCGCCGACGTGGAAATCATCACGCCGCAGCCCGGTCCGCCCACCGCGGCGCCCGTCAACATTGAAATCGTGGGAGAGGACTTCGCCGTGCTCAGCCGGCTGGCCGATGAAGCCGTGCTGCTCATCGAAAACATCCCGGGCCTTGTGGACCTCAAGGACGACTACGACTCCGGCAAGCCGGAACTGAAGGTGGAAATCGACCGCGAGCAGGCCGCCCTGCTTGAACTGAACACGGCGCAGATCGCCCGGGCGGTGCGTACGGCCATCAACGGCACGGAAGCCTCCAAGTACCGTGTCGGCGAGGAAGAATACGACATCGTCGTACGTTTCGCCGAGCCGGAGCGATCCACGTTCGCCGACCTGGAACGTATACACATCATCCACGATGACGAACTCGTTTCGTTGAGCATCCTGGCCCAGACCCGCGTGGCCGGCGGGGTGGGGTCGATCAAGCGGAAGGACCAGGAACGCGTGCTCACCATCGAGGGCGACGTGGAAGGCCGGCTCGCCAACGATGTGCTCACGGACGTGCAGGTCGCCCTGGCGGACCTCGCGCTTCCGGAAGGTTACGCCCTGCGGTACGCCGGTGAAAACGTCGAACAAGACGAAGCCACCGCCTTTCTCTCCAGGGCTTTTTTCATCGCTCTGATCCTGATCACCCTCGTGCTGGTCACGCAGTTCAACTCCGTCACCATGCCCTTCATCATCATGATGTCCGTGGTGCTGTCGCTGATCGGCGTCCTCTTCGGCCTGATCGTGACGGCCACGCCCTTCGGCATCATCATGACCGGGATCGGGGTCATCAGCCTGGCGGGGGTGGTCGTCAACAACGCCATCGTGCTGATCGACTATATCAGGAAACTTCGAAGGCGCGGACTGCGCCGAAGAGAGGCGATCGTGCAGGGTGGGGTGACCCGGTTGCGGCCGGTCCTGTTGACGGCGATCACCACCATCCTCGGCCTCATTCCCCTGACTACCGGGATCAGCTTCAATTTCATGACCCTGACCCTGGAAGTAGGCGGCGAAAGTTCGCAGTGGTGGGGTCCCATGGGCGTAGCCGTGATCTTCGGACTGGCCATTGCCACGGTGTTGACCCTGATCGTGGTTCCCGTGATGTACGATTTCGTATCGGGATGGGCCGAGCGGGGTGACGCGGAGGCCAGGGCCGAGGAAGAAAGCGGGCGGGACAGCGGTGCCGCCGTTGATCAGCCCGTACCCGCGGTATGA
- a CDS encoding TolC family protein, with amino-acid sequence MIRAVINAVVSIALAAGVALPLSAQQDDEIVLTLDRAVELALRNNESLLSTRLEEDRARARVREAYSEALPKLDFSSSITRNWALPEFNFGGQTFKVGTDNVINFGLDLSQTIYRGGQVGVGLRIARYFQQISASNTERMRGDIVHQVHEGYYDVLLAEATLEVSTAAHDRAVAQYEGVQRFYEAGTVSDYDVLRARVEVTNALPPVTQAGNRLAIAKANLKRLIGLPRQVRIRCTGSLDVDVSGLPEDIETAVDQALENRSDLKAARLQTTMNDAAIRLARGENGLDVSLSAGYLMQAQVNDPGFKSIGFNDFSRSWNTLINVSIPVFDGRQNSGRIMQAQADYELSRYVEHQLGKQIEVDVTEAVLNVVEASERVRAGEEAVELASRGLSIAQVQYEGGVSTQLELIDAQFVLKQAETDHVTAKYDYATAAAKLRNVLGMMDVRPDDR; translated from the coding sequence ATGATTCGCGCCGTGATTAATGCTGTGGTGTCGATCGCCCTTGCGGCCGGCGTCGCACTTCCGTTGTCCGCCCAGCAGGACGACGAGATCGTGCTTACGCTCGACCGGGCCGTCGAGCTTGCGCTCAGGAACAACGAATCCCTGCTGAGCACCCGGCTGGAGGAAGACCGTGCCCGGGCGCGCGTGCGGGAAGCGTATTCCGAAGCGCTGCCCAAGCTCGACTTCAGCAGTTCCATCACCCGGAACTGGGCTCTTCCGGAGTTCAATTTCGGCGGCCAGACCTTCAAGGTGGGCACCGACAACGTGATCAACTTCGGACTCGATCTATCCCAGACCATCTATCGGGGCGGGCAGGTCGGAGTCGGCCTGAGAATCGCGCGCTACTTCCAGCAGATTTCGGCATCCAACACGGAACGTATGCGGGGGGACATCGTGCACCAGGTCCACGAAGGGTACTACGATGTCCTGCTGGCCGAAGCCACGCTGGAGGTTTCCACGGCGGCTCATGACCGTGCCGTGGCCCAGTACGAAGGCGTACAGCGTTTTTACGAAGCCGGGACGGTATCGGATTATGACGTACTCAGGGCTCGGGTGGAAGTAACCAACGCCCTCCCGCCGGTCACCCAGGCCGGGAACCGGCTCGCGATCGCGAAAGCGAACTTAAAGCGCCTGATCGGATTGCCGCGGCAGGTGCGTATCCGGTGTACCGGCAGCCTCGACGTAGACGTATCCGGCTTGCCGGAGGACATCGAAACGGCCGTGGACCAGGCGCTGGAGAACCGGTCGGACCTGAAAGCCGCCCGGCTGCAGACCACGATGAACGATGCGGCGATCCGGCTCGCACGGGGAGAAAACGGACTCGACGTATCGCTTTCCGCGGGATACCTGATGCAGGCCCAGGTGAACGACCCCGGTTTCAAGTCGATCGGGTTCAACGACTTCTCCCGGAGTTGGAACACGCTCATCAACGTATCGATTCCGGTCTTCGACGGCAGACAGAACTCGGGCCGTATCATGCAGGCCCAGGCGGACTATGAGCTGTCAAGGTACGTCGAACACCAGCTCGGAAAGCAGATCGAGGTGGACGTCACCGAGGCCGTGCTCAACGTGGTGGAGGCATCGGAACGCGTAAGGGCGGGCGAGGAGGCCGTCGAATTGGCCAGCCGCGGCCTGTCCATCGCGCAGGTACAGTACGAGGGCGGCGTCAGCACGCAGCTCGAGCTCATCGACGCCCAGTTCGTCCTGAAGCAGGCCGAGACCGATCACGTTACGGCGAAGTACGACTACGCCACGGCCGCCGCGAAGTTGCGTAATGTCCTGGGCATGATGGACGTTCGACCGGATGACCGGTGA
- a CDS encoding aldo/keto reductase, with protein MAQPYILSTKLGGRPKPFDPRDTEQLRRSIETSLELLNRDTIDILMIHEPDRPGQYDWFTDWERFHGPVCELLEALKSEGIIRHTGLGGTTAYTLPAIMATGAYDVVLTAFNYSLLWQEAVHAVFPEAVKQHMGIVVGSPLQQGALSACYTEQVECGAPWLSPPRREQFRRLYALVEELDMPLPELAIRWVLSNPVVSTVLSGSRSVEEVEQNVGYVASGPLSGTVMDRVREIADMVPFRPFEEPFGLPFTRAYRGPGMAR; from the coding sequence GTGGCGCAACCCTACATCCTTTCGACCAAACTCGGCGGACGGCCGAAACCCTTCGATCCCCGGGACACGGAACAGTTGCGCCGCTCCATTGAGACCAGCCTCGAACTATTGAATCGCGACACGATCGACATACTCATGATCCACGAACCTGACCGGCCCGGCCAGTACGACTGGTTTACGGACTGGGAACGGTTTCACGGCCCCGTGTGCGAACTGCTCGAGGCACTGAAGTCGGAAGGCATAATCCGGCACACCGGCCTGGGAGGTACGACGGCGTATACGCTGCCCGCTATCATGGCGACCGGCGCGTACGATGTCGTGCTCACGGCGTTCAATTACAGCCTGCTCTGGCAGGAAGCGGTCCACGCGGTGTTTCCCGAGGCCGTGAAGCAGCACATGGGGATTGTCGTGGGATCCCCGCTGCAGCAGGGGGCGCTGTCCGCCTGTTACACCGAGCAGGTGGAGTGCGGGGCGCCCTGGTTGTCACCGCCCCGGCGCGAGCAGTTCAGGCGGCTATATGCCCTGGTGGAGGAGCTGGACATGCCTCTGCCGGAACTGGCGATCCGCTGGGTGTTGTCCAACCCCGTCGTATCCACGGTCCTGTCGGGATCGAGATCGGTCGAGGAGGTCGAGCAGAACGTCGGTTACGTGGCGTCGGGTCCGCTTTCCGGGACGGTCATGGACCGGGTGCGGGAAATCGCGGACATGGTGCCCTTCCGGCCTTTCGAGGAACCCTTTGGCCTGCCCTTCACACGCGCCTACCGGGGGCCGGGCATGGCGCGGTAG